One genomic window of Vibrio parahaemolyticus includes the following:
- a CDS encoding patatin-like phospholipase family protein has translation MFKTLSSSPMSRYFALWVSLFLIATPSVAQVKNEDTPIRPKVAVVLAGGGAKGAAHIGVLKALEEMHIPVDIITGTSMGAYVGGLYATGMSADEIESFIYSVDWNSGYRDRVDRSQRRVRDKEYEDRYQITTDLGLRFGEVRAPTGVVQGQNMLRVLRETTGNLGRFDSFDELAIPYRSVATDILELDEVVIGNGYLVDAMMASMSVPGALPPYKLNGHMLVDGGVVNNMPVDVARAMGADVVIAVDISTDYKTEDDFTGLFTVADQLSNYLVRRSTQQQVETLQEHDVYIRPNVGQMETVEFDKMPWAFQSGYDITKEMESKLAGLRLSNAEYQKYIDHKQEVRKKLVYGDDRVVDEIVIVNNTHYSDVLLTNRLELETGRKIETAEIEKAVENLYALDRFELITYHFEEVDGSNLLVFDVNEKSWGPNYLNFRFFLEDDFDTDSQYGIGMSTNFTNLNSHGAEMALNVEMGTDKLIEAELYSPVLSSQEFFVAGKVAYSSEGRNLPVSDDDSSLSSVNDFLPVSYTEFVSEIAIGIQPTLWQELRLGGRYSSGSIELSTLASVGNLDFERRGLFANYRLDTLDDFAFPTRGLLVDLEYLVSHDTSPEEIGQSKPKDIVEDTVYEIDARFKGAMSYQRHTLVGQAEYSFVQSKNSSITLDPRELGGFLHLSGIPRNSLIGQNLFFSSLVYRYKWFDNDFGLFEAPVYVGASLEHGGTWSDNDLKLNEAPLYNAASIFFGVDSPIGPIMLAYGRTEQDMEAVYLIVGTSFK, from the coding sequence ATGTTCAAAACGCTGTCATCAAGCCCGATGTCGCGCTATTTCGCGTTGTGGGTAAGTTTGTTTTTGATAGCCACTCCTTCTGTTGCTCAAGTCAAAAATGAGGATACTCCGATTCGTCCTAAAGTCGCGGTTGTTCTCGCTGGTGGCGGCGCAAAAGGCGCTGCCCACATTGGTGTACTCAAGGCGCTAGAAGAAATGCACATTCCTGTCGATATCATCACAGGGACAAGCATGGGAGCTTATGTTGGCGGCTTGTACGCGACAGGCATGAGTGCCGATGAAATCGAAAGTTTTATCTATTCTGTTGATTGGAACAGTGGTTATCGTGATCGCGTCGATCGCAGTCAGCGTCGCGTTCGTGACAAAGAATATGAAGACCGCTATCAAATCACGACCGACCTTGGTTTGCGGTTCGGCGAGGTTCGTGCTCCAACTGGTGTGGTTCAAGGGCAAAACATGTTGCGTGTGTTGCGCGAGACCACAGGCAACCTCGGACGTTTTGACTCCTTTGATGAGCTTGCCATTCCTTACCGTTCCGTTGCGACAGATATTTTAGAACTGGACGAAGTGGTGATCGGCAACGGTTATTTGGTTGATGCCATGATGGCCAGTATGTCTGTACCCGGCGCACTCCCTCCGTATAAGTTAAATGGCCACATGCTTGTTGACGGTGGCGTGGTCAACAACATGCCAGTGGATGTTGCGCGTGCGATGGGTGCGGATGTGGTTATCGCGGTAGACATCAGTACCGATTACAAAACCGAAGATGATTTTACTGGGCTGTTTACCGTTGCAGACCAACTCTCCAACTATCTGGTGCGTCGCAGTACCCAGCAGCAAGTCGAAACCCTGCAAGAACACGATGTTTACATTCGTCCCAATGTCGGCCAAATGGAAACCGTTGAGTTCGACAAAATGCCTTGGGCTTTTCAATCTGGTTATGACATCACCAAAGAAATGGAGTCGAAGCTAGCGGGACTGCGTTTATCAAACGCGGAGTATCAAAAGTACATCGACCATAAGCAGGAAGTTCGCAAAAAGCTCGTTTATGGTGACGATCGCGTAGTGGATGAGATTGTGATCGTAAACAATACCCACTATAGCGATGTTTTGTTGACCAACCGTTTGGAACTGGAAACTGGCCGTAAAATCGAAACGGCTGAAATCGAAAAAGCGGTAGAAAACCTCTATGCATTGGACCGATTTGAGTTAATTACTTATCACTTTGAAGAAGTCGATGGTTCGAATTTATTGGTGTTTGACGTTAACGAAAAATCTTGGGGGCCAAACTACCTTAACTTCCGTTTCTTCCTCGAAGATGACTTTGATACCGACAGCCAATACGGCATAGGGATGTCGACTAACTTTACCAACTTAAACTCTCACGGTGCTGAAATGGCACTCAACGTTGAGATGGGCACAGATAAGCTTATTGAGGCGGAGCTGTATTCTCCGGTCCTGTCGAGCCAAGAGTTTTTTGTTGCTGGTAAGGTGGCGTACAGCAGTGAAGGGCGAAACTTGCCGGTCAGTGATGATGACTCGAGTTTAAGTTCGGTGAACGATTTTTTGCCAGTGTCTTATACCGAGTTTGTTTCCGAGATAGCGATTGGCATTCAGCCTACGTTGTGGCAAGAGTTGAGATTGGGCGGTCGGTACTCTTCGGGTAGCATTGAGTTATCGACATTGGCGTCTGTAGGTAATCTAGATTTTGAGCGAAGAGGCTTGTTTGCCAATTACCGCTTAGACACCCTCGATGATTTTGCTTTTCCTACGCGAGGTTTGTTGGTCGACCTAGAATATTTGGTTTCTCACGATACCAGCCCTGAAGAGATAGGTCAGTCCAAGCCTAAAGATATTGTGGAAGATACAGTGTATGAAATTGACGCTCGATTTAAGGGGGCAATGAGCTATCAGCGTCATACTTTAGTCGGACAAGCAGAATACAGCTTTGTGCAAAGTAAAAACTCGTCGATAACGCTGGACCCTCGTGAGTTAGGGGGCTTTTTGCATTTGTCAGGCATACCGAGAAACAGCTTGATTGGGCAAAACTTATTCTTCAGCAGTTTGGTATATCGCTACAAATGGTTCGACAATGATTTTGGATTGTTTGAAGCGCCAGTTTATGTAGGCGCGTCGCTAGAACATGGCGGTACATGGTCAGACAACGATCTGAAATTGAATGAAGCACCATTGTATAACGCCGCATCAATTTTCTTTGGTGTGGACTCGCCAATTGGACCTATTATGTTGGCATACGGTCGTACGGAGCAGGATATGGAAGCTGTGTATTTGATCGTAGGAACGTCGTTTAAATAA
- a CDS encoding P-II family nitrogen regulator: protein MKIINAIIKPFKLDDVREALADVGIEGMTVSEVKGFGRQKGHTELYRGAEYQVDFLPKVKIEIATHADNVDRVVEAITKAAQTGKIGDGKIFVYDLNQAVRIRTGEMDAEAL, encoded by the coding sequence ATGAAAATAATCAACGCCATTATTAAGCCGTTTAAGTTAGACGATGTTCGCGAAGCATTGGCTGATGTCGGTATCGAAGGGATGACAGTATCAGAGGTGAAAGGCTTTGGTCGCCAGAAGGGTCACACTGAGTTGTACCGCGGTGCGGAGTACCAAGTGGACTTTCTACCGAAGGTCAAAATAGAAATTGCGACACATGCAGACAATGTTGATCGCGTCGTAGAGGCGATCACAAAAGCGGCGCAGACCGGAAAAATTGGCGACGGTAAGATTTTTGTGTACGACCTGAACCAAGCGGTGCGCATCCGTACGGGTGAAATGGACGCAGAAGCACTTTAA
- the acnB gene encoding bifunctional aconitate hydratase 2/2-methylisocitrate dehydratase, translated as MLEAYRKHVEERAAEGVVPKPLDAEQVAGLVELLKNPPQGEEEFILDLLENRIPPGVDEAAYVKAGFLTAVAKGEVSSPLVSREKAAELLGTMQGGYNIAPLVELLDDEALAEIAVKALSHTLLMFDAFYDVEEKAKAGNAHAQKVLQSWADAEWFLSKPKLEEKITLTVFKVTGETNTDDLSPAPDAWSRPDIPVHALAMLKNEREGINPDQPGTIGPIKQIEELKSKGHQLVYVGDVVGTGSSRKSATNSVLWFMGDDIPYVPNKRAGGYVLGGKIAPIFFNTMEDAGALPIEVDVTKLNMGDVIDVYPYEGKVCNHETGEVLAEFSLKTDVLIDEVRAGGRIPLIIGRGLTDKARQALGLESSDVFRKPGEVADSGKGYTLAQKMVGKACGVAGVRPGTYCEPKMTTVGSQDTTGPMTRDELKDLACLGFSADLVMQSFCHTSAYPKPVDVNTHHTLPDFIMNRGGVSLRPGDGIIHSWLNRMLLPDTVGTGGDSHTRFPLGISFPAGSGLVAFAAATGVMPLDMPESILVRFKGKMQPGITLRDLVHAIPYYAIQQGLLTVEKAGKVNEFSGRILEIEGLETLTVEQAFELSDASAERSAAGCTVKLSQESIEEYLNSNIVMLKWMISEGYGDRRTIERRITAMEEWLAKPELMSADSDAEYAHVIEIDMAEIHEPVLCAPNDPDDARLLSEVQGTAIDEVFIGSCMTNIGHFRAAGKLLDKFNGQLATRLWVAPPTKMDKDQLTEEGYYGIFGRAGVRIETPGCSLCMGNQARVADKSTVMSTSTRNFPNRLGTGANVYLSSAELAAVGAILGKIPTKEEYLEYAKQIDATATDTYRYLNFHKMEQYTKKADEVIFQEPA; from the coding sequence GTGCTTGAAGCCTACCGTAAACACGTCGAAGAGCGTGCTGCCGAAGGAGTTGTTCCTAAACCGCTAGACGCAGAGCAAGTTGCTGGACTTGTAGAACTTCTGAAAAATCCCCCGCAAGGTGAAGAAGAGTTCATTCTTGACCTACTAGAAAACCGTATTCCACCAGGTGTAGATGAAGCTGCTTATGTTAAAGCTGGTTTCCTGACTGCAGTAGCAAAAGGTGAAGTGTCTTCACCGCTTGTAAGCCGAGAAAAAGCGGCTGAGCTACTGGGTACAATGCAAGGCGGTTACAACATCGCACCGTTAGTTGAGCTACTAGACGATGAAGCCTTGGCTGAAATCGCTGTGAAAGCTCTGTCTCATACGCTACTGATGTTTGATGCTTTCTATGATGTAGAAGAGAAAGCGAAAGCAGGCAATGCTCATGCACAAAAAGTGCTTCAATCTTGGGCGGATGCTGAATGGTTCCTATCTAAGCCTAAGCTTGAAGAAAAAATCACGCTGACTGTCTTTAAAGTGACAGGTGAAACGAACACGGATGATCTTTCTCCAGCTCCTGATGCATGGTCTCGCCCTGATATTCCAGTACACGCGCTTGCGATGCTGAAAAACGAACGTGAGGGTATTAACCCTGACCAGCCAGGCACCATCGGTCCAATCAAACAAATCGAAGAGCTAAAATCAAAAGGTCACCAGCTAGTGTATGTTGGTGATGTTGTTGGTACTGGTTCTTCTCGTAAATCTGCAACTAACTCAGTGCTATGGTTCATGGGCGATGATATCCCTTACGTACCTAACAAACGCGCTGGTGGTTACGTGCTTGGCGGTAAAATTGCACCTATCTTCTTCAACACAATGGAAGATGCGGGCGCGCTGCCTATCGAAGTTGATGTAACAAAGTTGAATATGGGTGACGTTATCGACGTTTACCCATACGAAGGCAAAGTATGTAACCACGAAACAGGTGAAGTACTTGCTGAGTTTTCTCTAAAAACAGACGTGCTGATTGATGAAGTGCGTGCTGGCGGTCGTATCCCATTGATCATCGGTCGTGGTTTAACAGATAAAGCGCGCCAAGCTCTAGGTCTTGAGTCTTCTGATGTATTCCGTAAACCTGGTGAAGTCGCTGATTCTGGCAAGGGTTACACGCTTGCACAGAAAATGGTTGGTAAAGCATGTGGTGTAGCAGGTGTTCGTCCGGGCACTTACTGTGAGCCTAAGATGACAACCGTAGGTTCTCAAGATACAACGGGTCCTATGACACGTGATGAGCTTAAAGACCTTGCGTGCCTTGGCTTCTCAGCAGACCTAGTTATGCAGTCGTTCTGTCACACATCTGCGTACCCTAAACCAGTTGACGTGAATACTCACCATACACTTCCTGATTTCATCATGAACCGTGGCGGTGTTTCTCTACGTCCAGGCGATGGTATTATCCACTCGTGGCTAAACCGTATGCTACTGCCAGATACTGTCGGTACTGGTGGTGACTCGCATACTCGTTTCCCGCTAGGTATTTCATTCCCAGCTGGTTCTGGTCTGGTTGCATTCGCAGCGGCAACAGGCGTTATGCCATTGGATATGCCTGAATCAATTTTGGTTCGCTTTAAAGGCAAGATGCAACCGGGTATCACACTTCGTGACCTAGTTCATGCCATCCCTTACTACGCGATTCAACAAGGTCTATTGACTGTTGAAAAAGCCGGTAAAGTGAATGAATTCTCTGGCCGTATCCTTGAGATTGAAGGTCTAGAAACACTAACGGTTGAGCAAGCATTCGAACTGTCTGATGCGTCAGCTGAGCGTTCTGCTGCGGGTTGTACCGTTAAGTTATCTCAAGAATCAATCGAAGAGTACCTAAACTCGAACATCGTGATGCTTAAGTGGATGATCTCGGAAGGCTACGGTGACCGCCGTACAATCGAGCGCCGTATCACTGCGATGGAAGAGTGGTTGGCGAAACCTGAATTGATGTCAGCGGATTCAGATGCGGAATACGCGCATGTGATTGAAATCGACATGGCCGAAATCCATGAGCCAGTACTGTGTGCACCAAACGATCCAGATGATGCTCGTTTGTTATCTGAAGTACAAGGCACTGCGATTGATGAAGTGTTCATCGGTTCTTGTATGACGAACATTGGTCACTTCCGTGCTGCAGGTAAATTGCTTGATAAGTTCAATGGTCAGTTAGCGACGCGCCTTTGGGTAGCGCCTCCAACGAAGATGGATAAAGACCAACTGACAGAAGAAGGCTACTACGGCATCTTCGGACGTGCAGGGGTTCGTATTGAAACTCCAGGATGTTCACTATGTATGGGTAACCAAGCTCGCGTTGCTGACAAATCGACAGTCATGTCTACGTCTACGCGTAACTTCCCGAACCGTCTAGGTACTGGCGCGAATGTTTACCTATCTTCTGCGGAGTTAGCGGCAGTAGGTGCAATCCTAGGTAAGATTCCAACCAAAGAAGAATACCTAGAATACGCGAAGCAAATCGACGCAACGGCAACAGATACTTACCGCTACTTGAACTTCCATAAAATGGAACAGTACACCAAGAAAGCTGATGAAGTTATCTTCCAAGAGCCAGCATAA
- a CDS encoding YacL family protein encodes MEFEFIRNTLMGEYYVKCSMGHEIVGRWLQEEIGKDPAKIAQVEALIDKAFSLPSQEHTLTGTEISLMIQGDEVLVQENALSHDYDVEMESEFDFYDAESTASCGIEDFVALIEQWKDFLNI; translated from the coding sequence ATGGAATTTGAATTCATCCGTAATACGTTGATGGGCGAGTACTACGTAAAATGCAGCATGGGGCATGAGATCGTAGGGCGCTGGTTACAAGAAGAAATCGGGAAAGATCCAGCGAAGATTGCTCAAGTAGAAGCCTTAATTGATAAGGCGTTTTCTCTTCCTTCTCAAGAGCATACTTTAACAGGCACTGAGATCAGCTTGATGATTCAAGGGGATGAAGTTCTGGTGCAGGAGAACGCCCTATCGCACGATTACGATGTAGAGATGGAAAGTGAGTTCGATTTCTATGATGCAGAGAGTACAGCAAGCTGCGGCATTGAAGACTTTGTTGCACTGATTGAGCAATGGAAAGACTTTTTGAACATTTAA